A genome region from bacterium includes the following:
- a CDS encoding aldehyde dehydrogenase family protein, translated as MARTDGSRAGARPARARELIVDRREEIAAIMTAEQGKPLAEARGEVAYAANTWRSISTSGPYGSRRASRYEA; from the coding sequence ATGGCGCGGACGGACGGCTCTCGAGCGGGCGCGCGTCCTGCGCGCGCTCGCGAACTCATCGTCGACCGCCGCGAGGAGATCGCGGCCATCATGACCGCCGAGCAGGGCAAGCCACTCGCGGAGGCGCGCGGCGAGGTCGCCTACGCGGCGAACACATGGAGGAGTATCTCAACGTCAGGGCCGTACGGATCAAGACGAGCTAGTCGCTACGAAGCGTGA